The genomic DNA AACAGCACTTTCTAATGCTGATGGTTACCTATTAAGAGATAATATTGAATATTTACCCAACATTCTAAAAATAGGAAGACACAACTGCTCTAAGAGTAAAAAAATTCAGACCCAATATCATGATTTAATGCAGCTTAGTGAAAGTGTTGATCTGCACGGTATGATGCTCAAAAAAATAAAAGATAAAATTAATAAAATGCAGACACAAGATTTAATCCATTTAGAAAAACTAATGGATAATATTAAAAATGAACGAAGGACAAAAAAAGGAGCATAAATTAATATTGTTGAATAAATTGAAAGTAGCCAATTATTATTATTTTTTGCGTTATTTCCTGAAAATAAATCTAAGCAATTAAATAGCTTTAATTTTAAAGTATGCGCGAAATTGAATGTATTCTATTATTAGAAGACAATGAAGCCGATCAATATATTATCAGAAAGTTGTTAAAAAAAGCTGGCTCCAAAATAGATATAATTGTTTGCGACGAAATCTCGGACTACAAATTAAAAATAAAAAAATACTCTCCCGATGTAATTTTAGCAGATTTTAATGTGCCGGGTTTTAATAGTTATGATGCTATTCAAATAAGTAGACGATACAATTCTTTTACCCCATTTATTTTTGTTACTGGGAGTGTAAACATAATAACAGCAAAAGATACTGTAATTAGTGCGGCAGATGCCTATGTGTTAAAAGATAACATAAAAGCATTACCAGAAGTGCTTCACTCCTTATGGAAGCGCTCAATAAACTACCAAAAAATGCAAATCGAATATCTAAAACTACATGAACTCTCAAACAGATTTGATAATATGATTAATAAGTTAAAACCATTGATCGATACAGATAAGCAAAACAATTAAAAATGTTCTATATAGATTTCTGCTAATTTTTTAGATTCTTTTAATTCTTCTTGGTTCGATTCACTGTTTTGTTTTTTAGGCCAAATGTGAAATCCACCTTTAATTTTATCACTAAATTTTTCTAGAATATATTTAATGGTTTCGGGATCTAACATTCCACTTAAGTCTGTTAGATCTTCCCAAATTCCCCAAATGCCATTTTCATCAATATCTCCTTTATAAGAGATTTTGTGTGTAGCATAAGTCTTTATCATTTTGATGATGAAGGTATCCAAATTATAATTTCCATCCCAAGTAAATGGAGCTACATCATCTTCACCAGAACCAGAGACAACTTTGTCTGAAAAAGATAATTCAATAGCCATTTTGTGCTGCTCAGGTGAATTGCTATAACAGTAAAAACCTTCCCATTCTCCACTAGGCAGTAAGTGATGCGATTCTGTATTTTGAGTGTCCATGAAATTTAATTTTAGGTTAATTTGACATTATTTCTAGGTAAAACAATCTTGTATTATTAAACCACGAACACTCAAAATATTGCTTTTTAAGCCTAATTAGGAAGTTTTTTAAATACCCTATCTTCTGTATCTGAAATGGTATATCCTGTTATCTGTTCTGAAGCATTTCGCTGAAAGCTTACCACATTTTTACCCAAATCAAGAAATTTATCCTTTTCTAAATAGAACAAAGGAAAGGTTCTTTCTCCGATGGTAACTTCTAAAGCCTTTTCTCTTTCGTTAATTACTAACTGTAGTTGCAAATTGTCTTTATATTCGTAGTGGCCTTCATATTCTGATAAAGTTGAAGTAGCTACCAAATCAGTATAAGGATTATCTTCAGCCAATATTAAACCTTCACCGGGAGTCCACTTATCGTATTCCATATAATAAGCAGTTTTTCTAGCCACATCAAAACCTTGTAATTTGGCTACCAAATGCAATGCTCCATCGATTCCCGCCGAAATGCCAGCTGTGGTAATAACATTGCCATTATCTACAAAGCGAACATTTTTTAGTACATTTATTTTAGGATAATTATTTTCCAATCCATCTAAAGCATCGTGGAAAGTAGTAGCTGTTTTATTATCTAGTATGCCAGATTCTGCCAGAATAAAAGCCCCTGTACAAACTGAAAAGTA from Chondrinema litorale includes the following:
- a CDS encoding response regulator; amino-acid sequence: MREIECILLLEDNEADQYIIRKLLKKAGSKIDIIVCDEISDYKLKIKKYSPDVILADFNVPGFNSYDAIQISRRYNSFTPFIFVTGSVNIITAKDTVISAADAYVLKDNIKALPEVLHSLWKRSINYQKMQIEYLKLHELSNRFDNMINKLKPLIDTDKQNN
- a CDS encoding DJ-1/PfpI family protein; protein product: MLKLIILIFTLLTSSLFAQPMATYYCPPCNSHCDELEFTEMGKCTHCGMTLITKEDLSNFKKSSQKTIAFYLQSGVEVLDFAGPMEVFAYAGYEVFTVSKTKDSIITQGIMKVIPDYSIEDTPKADILAFFGGNSSVASGDSEVINWVKSQDGIEYYFSVCTGAFILAESGILDNKTATTFHDALDGLENNYPKINVLKNVRFVDNGNVITTAGISAGIDGALHLVAKLQGFDVARKTAYYMEYDKWTPGEGLILAEDNPYTDLVATSTLSEYEGHYEYKDNLQLQLVINEREKALEVTIGERTFPLFYLEKDKFLDLGKNVVSFQRNASEQITGYTISDTEDRVFKKLPN
- a CDS encoding response regulator transcription factor, yielding MEKIIFLQDSDRDLQLIKDILIRNDNYVEIILCSDEVSFKELLVQSAPDFIVSDYYMQKMNGNEALMLAKQINPWIPFIFLSNKIVEDYVSETALSNADGYLLRDNIEYLPNILKIGRHNCSKSKKIQTQYHDLMQLSESVDLHGMMLKKIKDKINKMQTQDLIHLEKLMDNIKNERRTKKGA